From Halanaerobium saccharolyticum subsp. saccharolyticum DSM 6643:
AGCTCATCTAGCTCAATATCCAGTTCTGAAATTGACCAGCTCCTTAAAAAATTAAGTTCGTCTTTACTTCCACCAAGCATTACAATTTCATCATAAACTTTTATTAGATAAATGTTTTCACCATTAAGTAATCTCATACTATCTACTATTTTTAATTCTTTTGAAGAACTAAAATTGAACCGCTTTCTAATTAAATAATAAATGGCGAGTATAAAGCCTATAACTAAAATTAAATAAAATGCCA
This genomic window contains:
- a CDS encoding flagellar biosynthetic protein FliO produces the protein MNYIWETFKMAFYLILVIGFILAIYYLIRKRFNFSSSKELKIVDSMRLLNGENIYLIKVYDEIVMLGGSKDELNFLRSWSISELDIELDELENDKEEKTIFKDKLLKILNQKNNKQKKNKDNSGSDHNGK